Part of the uncultured Methanobrevibacter sp. genome, TATTCTCAAGAGGATTTGATATTAGTTGCTCCAGCTACTGCAAATACTATAAGCAAGTTTGCATATAAATTAGCAGATGATCCAATTTCAACACTTTTGATTACTGCATATGGACATAATACTCCAATTTTATTCGTTCCATCAATGCATGATTCAATGTTTGATGCTATTAAGGAAAATATTGATAAAATTAAAAAAGAAGGATCTGCTTCATTTATTAAACCTAAAATGGATGAAGGTAAAGCAAAATTCCCTGATAAAGAAGATATAGTTTTAGAAGCATTAAGAACAATTAATTTAAATAAATGAGGGGATATTATTCACGAAAAAGTTTTAATAAGTATTGGTGGAACTTTTGAACCTATTGATCCAATTAGGGGCATAACGAATAAATCTTCTGGTAAAATGGGTTTGGAGTTAGCTAAACAAGCTTATATTCGTGGATTTGATGTTACATTAATTGTGGCGAATGTTAGTGTAAAAATACCTTCTGTTTTTAATGTTATTGAGGTTGAAACAGCTGGTGAGATGAATGATGCAATTAGTGAATTAATTGCTACTCAGGATATTTTTATTTCAACAGCAGCTGTTTCTGATTTTAAATTTGAAGACAAAGAAAGTCATAAAATTGATTCTTCAAAAGCATTATCTATAAATTTGAAACCTACAATTAAAATTATTCGCCAAATTAAAAAATTAAATCCTAATATTTTTTTAGTGGGATTTAAAGCTGAATTTAATCTTTCTAAACAAGATATAATAGCTAGTGCAAAACAACAAATTAAGGATGCTGGAACTGATTTGGTAATAGCTAATGATGTTAGTGATGAAAATTGTCATTTTGGCTCAGATAATAATAAAGTTTGGATTGTAGATAATGAGAATATTATAAATGTTCCTTTAACTTCAAAAAAAGAGGTAGCTAGAATAATTTTTGATGTTATTTTGAAAAAATTTTAAGTTAGACACATCTTAAAAGTAATACTTTTTTAGTTAAAATGGTCTTTTTTTAATATTTATTTGATATCTGTGGAAAATAAGTCTTTTTAAAAAATAAGTTCATTCCTTTAGGAATTACCAATTTTGAGTGATTAATAGAGTGATTTTTTCCCTAAAGGCTTATAAAATGAACTTTTTTTATTTGCATTAGCATATCTTATATATACTTTTATGTTATAAATAGCTATCGAAGTAATACTTTTTGGGGTATTTTGACTTAATTTTTTAATTTTATCTATGTCTTTTTTTTAAGCTTTTGCTTGTGTAAATGAGATATTTTTTATTAAAAATTTTTCTCTATTACAAATGCAATATGGTCTTTTTCGTAAGGTTCTAATTTTACTTTTTCAATAATTTTAAAACCTTTTTCTCTTAATTTTCTTTCTTCTTCCTTAAAAATCTTTTTTGGTTTTTGTACAACGTCAATACTTCTAGCTTTTATCATTAATACTCCTGTTGCAGTATCTTTTCCAATTAAGTTCATATTTTTCATAAATAATTGACTTTGGGTTGGTTGAGCTACATCACAGTATATAATGTCTGCCTTTTCAACTATATTAAGATAATTTTTGGGTTTGGTTGCATCTCCTAAAATCGGAGCAATATTAGTCCTTTGTCTGGCTAATCTCACTAATTTTTTTGCTGTAGTTGGTGAAAATTCAACAGCATATATTTTTCCTTGGGTTACTAAATCAGAAATGTGTGAAACGGTTGTTCCAGTTGATGCACCTAAGTATAAAACTTTTGCGTCATGGGGAATGTCTAGATTTTCTAATCCATTTAATAATGCAGCAGCTAATTTAGACCTTCTAGGATTCCATATTCTGTATTCTTCTTTTTCTTGAATTAGCTCTTCACCATAAACTGAAATTCCAGGGGTTAGATTTTTAGTAGCAATTTGACCATCCTTTAAATAAACTTTCATGGATTATTTCCTCCTTTTATTTTTTCTTCTTTTTTTAGATTTCTTATGTTTATTTTTGGATTTAGAATGTTCTTCTTCACGTTTTTTACGGGTTTTTGTTGGGAATGGATTTTCTTTTTCTATTTCTTCAGCTTTTTTAAGGAATTCTTCGTAAATATTTGGATCAAAGTCTTTAGTAAAAATATCTTTTCTACATGCGAGTGATATTTTGGACGCAAGCATTCTAGCTATTTTCCCACGATTCCACCAGTTTGCACTTCTGATTTGTGGGTGCTGGTAGATTAAACCGTATTTTGGAGGCCTGTCTCCACTTTTTAAATGTCTAAACAATGCTTTTTCAGCACCCATTATTTGAACAGTACTTGAAGGATATGTTGCTAATCTTTTAAGTCCTCCAGCATGAGATATTAATTTTGCACCAAGAGATGCTCCAACTAATAACTTTAAATTTGGAGCTATTGATTCCATTTTGTCTTCGATGTATGTTTCAATAGATTTTCTACTTTTTTGTAGTTCATAAATTGAATTGGCATAATTATTCATTATATCTAAATCTGATTGGTTTATATCTTCATCATAATCTAAATCTATTAAAAATACTTCTGGTTTGGCTTCAATAATTTTCTCTTTAGTTTTATTTTCAGCAATTAAACGAATGTATGTTTCATTATTTTTTATAACGTCCATTTCTGGGAAGTATAATGCGTACCATTCTCTAATTCTTTCAATTAATTTGCTAATTGTTTCATCAATTTCATCAATTGAGTTTATTGCTTGAATAAGATGTTTGTCTTCTGATTTAGATAATTCTTTCATTTTAGCAATAGCTAATTGTTGATAAACTTCCAAATAATCATTTTCAACA contains:
- a CDS encoding flavoprotein, with protein sequence MIVLCVTGSIAASESIKLARELRRNDIEVKCFMSDAACDLISPNAMEFATGNEVVTKLTGKIEHVKYSQEDLILVAPATANTISKFAYKLADDPISTLLITAYGHNTPILFVPSMHDSMFDAIKENIDKIKKEGSASFIKPKMDEGKAKFPDKEDIVLEALRTINLNK
- a CDS encoding phosphopantothenoylcysteine decarboxylase, with protein sequence MSIGGTFEPIDPIRGITNKSSGKMGLELAKQAYIRGFDVTLIVANVSVKIPSVFNVIEVETAGEMNDAISELIATQDIFISTAAVSDFKFEDKESHKIDSSKALSINLKPTIKIIRQIKKLNPNIFLVGFKAEFNLSKQDIIASAKQQIKDAGTDLVIANDVSDENCHFGSDNNKVWIVDNENIINVPLTSKKEVARIIFDVILKKF
- a CDS encoding fibrillarin-like rRNA/tRNA 2'-O-methyltransferase; translated protein: MKVYLKDGQIATKNLTPGISVYGEELIQEKEEYRIWNPRRSKLAAALLNGLENLDIPHDAKVLYLGASTGTTVSHISDLVTQGKIYAVEFSPTTAKKLVRLARQRTNIAPILGDATKPKNYLNIVEKADIIYCDVAQPTQSQLFMKNMNLIGKDTATGVLMIKARSIDVVQKPKKIFKEEERKLREKGFKIIEKVKLEPYEKDHIAFVIEKNF
- a CDS encoding NOP5/NOP56 family protein, which codes for MECYITYCIKGFLAFNEDLELITQKSFPKESIATTLMEIENKKIVSQEKEIIEEVSQDYDTIIIESNKRISDYSSLNSFEKIEIKTPNPGGEYLRSNLSEFVENDYLEVYQQLAIAKMKELSKSEDKHLIQAINSIDEIDETISKLIERIREWYALYFPEMDVIKNNETYIRLIAENKTKEKIIEAKPEVFLIDLDYDEDINQSDLDIMNNYANSIYELQKSRKSIETYIEDKMESIAPNLKLLVGASLGAKLISHAGGLKRLATYPSSTVQIMGAEKALFRHLKSGDRPPKYGLIYQHPQIRSANWWNRGKIARMLASKISLACRKDIFTKDFDPNIYEEFLKKAEEIEKENPFPTKTRKKREEEHSKSKNKHKKSKKRRKNKRRK